GATCAGAAAGTGTTTGAATTAACTGCCCAGGCCATAGCACAAAATATTTCCCCTAAAGAAATATTGGACAGTGGCCTCATTGCGGGCATGAATATTGTCAGTGAGAAGTTTGGCAGGCACGGAATTTTTCTACCTGAAGTTCTCCTGGCAGCCAGGGCTATGTACGCGGGATTGGATCAGCTGAAACCCCTACTGATTGAAGCCGAGATTCCCAGCCTGGGTAAAATTGTCATCGGGACGGTTCACGGTGATCTCCACGACATCGGCAAGAATCTCGTGGGGATTATGTTGAGGGGGGCGGGATTTGAAGTCATCGATCTGGGTAAAGATGTCCCGGCTGAGGAGTTCATAAAAGCTGCCCTGAGGGAAGAAGCGAAGGTAATCGGAATGTCTGCCCTTTTAACGACAACCGCACCGGTGATGAAGAGTGTGATTGAGCTGCTAAAGGATAAAGGGCTCAGTGGCAGGATTAAAACCATTGTTGGAGGAGCGCCTGTTTCCGAGGAATATGCGCGTGAAATT
The window above is part of the Candidatus Neomarinimicrobiota bacterium genome. Proteins encoded here:
- a CDS encoding corrinoid protein codes for the protein MDIFQHISESLQSGDDQKVFELTAQAIAQNISPKEILDSGLIAGMNIVSEKFGRHGIFLPEVLLAARAMYAGLDQLKPLLIEAEIPSLGKIVIGTVHGDLHDIGKNLVGIMLRGAGFEVIDLGKDVPAEEFIKAALREEAKVIGMSALLTTTAPVMKSVIELLKDKGLSGRIKTIVGGAPVSEEYAREIGADAYAYDASRAVGRVKQLLNA